A window of Microcystis aeruginosa FD4 contains these coding sequences:
- the dndC gene encoding DNA phosphorothioation system sulfurtransferase DndC produces MINNVIFGEQTQISIFPSRTVDDFVIDIEIITKEIQSLYLSNSIPFVIGYSGGKDSSAVVQLIWNAISKLSIEERHKKIYVMTTDTQVENPLVSTWVKQSLARMKNEAKMQQMPVEPYLLHPEIKDTFWACLIGKGYPAPRQGFRWCTERLKITPTNHFIRQQIRENGEVILMLGTRKAESNKRASTMNKYEINSFQEQLNLKENISKPLRYSGSLPNAIIYSPLEDWRTDEVWMYLMQWENPWGGDNKELLAMYRGATADNECPLVVDTSTPSCGDSRLGCWVCTMVNKDKSMEAMIQNDEEKEWLQPLLDLRNELDILDDREKRDFRRIFGKVQLFERNLNGEISIEPIPGPYTKQWREYWLRRVLEAQESVRTNAPEEMKDITLITTEELSEIRRIWREEKHEFDDQLPKIYKQVTGETFQDPRPGADNNLLGSEEWDILADICAEDSMHLELLAKLIDTERQYFLKISRKGIYKDLEKCFESSSRSKEEAIENARYVYDLKNAAQSGNIAQVKEQLKESFSEPEKDPQKQLTWASMKFPTTVEEEE; encoded by the coding sequence ATGATAAATAATGTTATTTTTGGTGAGCAAACACAGATAAGTATTTTTCCTTCTAGAACCGTTGATGACTTTGTTATAGACATTGAAATAATTACAAAAGAAATTCAAAGTTTATATCTTTCTAACAGTATTCCATTTGTTATAGGTTACTCAGGAGGAAAAGATAGTAGTGCTGTTGTTCAATTAATTTGGAATGCAATCAGCAAGCTTTCCATTGAGGAGCGTCATAAAAAAATTTATGTAATGACTACAGATACTCAAGTTGAAAATCCTCTTGTATCTACTTGGGTTAAGCAATCTTTAGCCAGAATGAAAAATGAAGCTAAAATGCAGCAGATGCCTGTAGAACCTTATTTATTACACCCAGAAATAAAAGATACTTTTTGGGCTTGTTTAATTGGTAAAGGCTATCCTGCACCTCGCCAGGGATTTCGCTGGTGTACTGAAAGACTGAAGATAACACCAACAAATCATTTTATTCGTCAGCAAATTCGAGAAAATGGTGAAGTTATTCTTATGCTTGGTACAAGAAAGGCTGAGAGTAATAAACGTGCTTCAACAATGAATAAATATGAAATTAATAGTTTTCAAGAACAACTTAATCTCAAGGAGAATATTAGTAAACCATTACGCTATAGTGGTAGCCTTCCCAATGCAATTATTTATAGCCCTCTAGAAGATTGGCGTACTGATGAGGTATGGATGTACTTAATGCAGTGGGAAAATCCCTGGGGAGGAGATAACAAAGAATTATTAGCAATGTATCGAGGAGCGACTGCGGATAATGAATGTCCCCTAGTGGTAGATACTTCCACTCCTAGCTGTGGAGATTCGCGCTTAGGTTGTTGGGTGTGTACGATGGTAAATAAAGATAAATCGATGGAGGCAATGATACAGAATGACGAAGAAAAAGAATGGTTACAACCGCTTTTAGACCTTCGTAACGAATTGGATATTTTGGATGATAGAGAGAAACGGGATTTTCGCCGTATCTTTGGGAAAGTGCAATTATTTGAAAGAAACTTAAATGGAGAAATATCGATCGAACCGATACCGGGACCTTATACTAAACAATGGCGAGAATATTGGCTCAGAAGGGTATTAGAGGCTCAGGAGAGCGTGCGTACTAATGCCCCAGAGGAGATGAAAGATATTACCCTAATTACCACGGAGGAACTCAGCGAAATTCGCCGGATTTGGAGGGAAGAAAAGCACGAATTTGATGACCAATTACCGAAGATTTATAAACAAGTGACTGGAGAAACTTTTCAAGATCCGCGGCCGGGGGCGGATAATAATCTTTTAGGGAGTGAAGAATGGGATATTCTCGCGGATATCTGTGCCGAGGACTCCATGCACCTAGAATTATTGGCTAAACTGATCGATACGGAACGTCAATATTTTCTAAAAATCTCTCGCAAGGGTATTTACAAAGACCTAGAAAAATGCTTTGAGTCTAGTTCTCGTAGTAAAGAGGAAGCGATCGAAAATGCTCGTTATGTCTATGATCTAAAGAATGCCGCTCAAAGTGGCAATATTGCCCAGGTGAAAGAACAACTCAAGGAGAGTTTTAGTGAACCGGAAAAAGACCCACAAAAACAGTTAACTTGGGCCAGTATGAAATTCCCTACAACCGTTGAGGAGGAGGAATAA
- a CDS encoding HNH endonuclease has product MVDSLPLRNLKYYCERFASLNVSKKRGNAQYKPILLLSVIDLISQGLITENKIFVSDELINTFNKYWNVLSSQYDGGLHYPFFHLQSEGFWYLRLKQDFNGLQPKSMNKLKLAVEYAFLDEELYDLLQDKNYRQELIDTLISVWFSSSQKEISEILTINTNLQDVSTEELSIFDNVEQEKKFYLRKSLIRSAFFRKAVVYIYNYQCSFCGLKVIHSLTQSIVDGAHIKPFAKFYDNQINNGLSLCKNHHWAFDQGLFTIDDQYQIIITKDFEEVSPNAKSIKDFHGKNLILPDNNEHLPNLESVKWHRDNIFKG; this is encoded by the coding sequence ATGGTCGATAGTCTTCCCCTACGCAATTTAAAATATTATTGTGAAAGATTCGCCTCTTTGAATGTCAGTAAAAAAAGAGGTAACGCTCAATATAAACCAATTTTACTTTTATCAGTTATCGATCTAATTTCACAGGGATTAATCACGGAAAATAAAATTTTTGTTTCTGATGAATTAATTAATACATTTAATAAATACTGGAATGTTTTATCATCTCAATATGATGGAGGTTTGCATTATCCATTCTTCCATTTACAAAGCGAAGGATTCTGGTATTTAAGATTAAAGCAAGATTTTAATGGGCTACAGCCAAAGTCAATGAACAAACTCAAATTAGCTGTAGAATATGCCTTTTTAGATGAGGAATTATATGATTTGCTTCAAGATAAAAATTATCGTCAAGAATTAATAGACACTTTAATATCAGTATGGTTTTCATCATCTCAAAAAGAAATTAGTGAAATATTGACTATTAATACTAATTTGCAGGATGTAAGTACGGAAGAATTATCAATATTCGATAATGTAGAACAGGAGAAAAAATTCTATCTACGAAAATCTTTAATAAGAAGTGCTTTTTTTCGTAAAGCAGTAGTTTATATATATAATTATCAATGCTCTTTTTGCGGTCTTAAAGTAATTCACTCCTTGACACAAAGTATTGTCGATGGCGCACATATTAAACCCTTTGCTAAATTCTATGATAACCAGATAAACAATGGTTTATCTCTCTGTAAAAATCATCATTGGGCATTTGATCAAGGATTATTCACAATTGATGATCAATACCAAATTATTATCACAAAAGATTTTGAAGAAGTTTCACCGAATGCAAAGTCTATAAAAGATTTTCATGGCAAAAATCTTATACTGCCTGATAATAACGAACATCTGCCTAATCTTGAATCCGTAAAATGGCATAGAGATAATATATTTAAAGGTTAA
- the psbA gene encoding photosystem II q(b) protein — protein MTTTLQQRESASLWEQFCQWITSTNNRLYIGWFGVIMIPTLLTATTCFIIAFIAAPPVDIDGIREPVAGSLLYGNNIISGAVVPSSNAIGLHFYPIWEAASLDEWLYNGGPYQLVIFHFLLGVFCYLGRQWELSFRLGMRPWICVAYSAPVSAATAVFLIYPIGQGSFSDGMPLGISGTFNFMFVFQAEHNILMHPFHMLGVAGVFGGSLFSAMHGSLVTSSLVRETTEIESQNYGYKFGQEEETYNIVAAHGYFGRLIFQYASFNNSRSLHFFLGAWPVIGIWFTAMGVSTMAFNLNGFNFNQSILDSQGRVIGTWADVLNRAGIGMEVMHERNAHNFPLDLASGEQAPVALIAPAING, from the coding sequence ATGACCACCACTCTACAACAGCGCGAGAGCGCTTCCCTGTGGGAGCAGTTCTGTCAGTGGATCACCAGCACCAACAACCGCTTATACATCGGTTGGTTCGGTGTGATCATGATCCCCACCCTGCTCACCGCCACCACCTGCTTCATCATCGCCTTTATCGCCGCTCCTCCCGTAGATATCGACGGTATCCGCGAGCCTGTAGCTGGTTCCCTACTCTACGGAAACAACATCATCTCCGGTGCTGTTGTTCCCTCCTCCAACGCGATTGGACTCCACTTCTACCCCATCTGGGAAGCAGCTTCCTTAGATGAGTGGTTATACAACGGTGGTCCCTACCAGTTAGTCATTTTCCACTTCTTACTAGGTGTCTTCTGCTACCTCGGTCGTCAGTGGGAACTGTCTTTCCGTTTAGGAATGCGTCCTTGGATCTGTGTTGCTTACTCTGCACCGGTATCCGCCGCTACTGCTGTATTCTTAATCTATCCCATCGGACAAGGTTCCTTCTCTGATGGTATGCCTTTAGGAATCTCTGGAACCTTCAACTTTATGTTTGTGTTCCAAGCAGAACATAACATTCTCATGCACCCCTTCCATATGTTAGGTGTTGCTGGTGTGTTCGGCGGTTCCTTGTTCAGTGCGATGCACGGTTCCCTAGTAACTTCTTCTTTAGTGCGTGAAACCACGGAAATCGAATCTCAAAACTACGGTTACAAATTCGGTCAAGAAGAAGAAACCTACAATATCGTTGCCGCTCACGGTTACTTCGGACGTTTAATCTTCCAATACGCTTCTTTCAACAATAGCCGTTCTCTGCACTTCTTCTTGGGTGCATGGCCGGTAATCGGTATCTGGTTTACGGCAATGGGTGTTAGCACCATGGCGTTTAACCTCAACGGTTTTAATTTCAACCAGTCGATTCTCGATTCTCAAGGTCGTGTAATCGGTACTTGGGCCGATGTGTTAAACCGCGCTGGTATCGGTATGGAAGTAATGCACGAGCGTAATGCACATAACTTCCCCTTAGACTTAGCTAGTGGTGAACAGGCTCCCGTAGCTCTGATTGCTCCCGCTATCAATGGTTAA
- the cynS gene encoding cyanase: protein MIPEITAKLLEAKKEKGLSFADLEAILGRDEVWIAAVFYRQASASLEEATKIVAALGLETEIVASLTEYPVKGLGPVVPTDPLIYRFYEIMQVYGMPLKSVIHEKFGDGIMSAIDFTLDVDKEEDPKGDRVKITMSGKFLPYKKW from the coding sequence ATGATACCCGAAATTACCGCAAAACTATTGGAAGCGAAGAAGGAAAAAGGACTGAGTTTCGCTGACCTAGAAGCGATTCTAGGACGAGATGAGGTCTGGATTGCCGCTGTTTTTTACCGGCAAGCGAGCGCCTCCCTAGAAGAAGCAACGAAAATTGTGGCAGCTTTGGGACTGGAAACCGAAATCGTCGCATCCTTAACCGAGTATCCTGTCAAGGGATTGGGTCCGGTTGTCCCCACTGACCCCCTGATTTATCGTTTCTATGAGATCATGCAGGTGTATGGAATGCCCCTAAAATCGGTGATTCATGAAAAATTCGGCGATGGTATTATGAGTGCGATCGATTTTACCCTCGACGTGGATAAGGAGGAAGACCCTAAAGGCGATCGCGTGAAAATTACCATGTCGGGTAAGTTTTTACCCTATAAGAAGTGGTGA
- a CDS encoding M15 family metallopeptidase, translating to MKPYQKIPIRECGEPLVPIPADKFVIPSPHAYEKLGANYRGKSPYFLRQGVLNALIEAQNRLQVYQPSWKILIFDAYRPIEVQQFMVDYTFQTLLDTRGLAKEKLSEAESQGILTEVYTIWAIPSDNAATPPPHSTGAAIDITLVDEKGQAIDMGGEIDEIGERSHPDHYIAAKSPREQSYHQKRVLLAKVMEEAGFSRHKGEWWHFSLGDQMWAWSLDRAYAIYGRVED from the coding sequence ATGAAACCCTACCAAAAAATTCCTATTCGTGAATGTGGGGAACCCCTAGTACCTATACCCGCAGATAAGTTTGTTATACCTTCTCCCCACGCTTACGAGAAATTAGGAGCTAATTATCGGGGTAAATCTCCCTATTTTTTGCGACAAGGGGTGTTAAATGCTCTGATTGAGGCTCAAAACCGCCTGCAAGTCTATCAACCCAGTTGGAAAATTTTGATTTTTGATGCCTATCGACCGATCGAAGTGCAACAATTTATGGTCGATTATACTTTTCAGACTCTCCTAGACACAAGAGGATTAGCCAAAGAGAAACTATCGGAGGCAGAAAGTCAAGGGATTTTAACAGAAGTTTACACTATTTGGGCAATTCCCAGCGATAATGCCGCCACCCCACCTCCCCATAGTACCGGAGCGGCGATCGATATTACCCTAGTGGATGAGAAGGGACAAGCCATCGACATGGGGGGAGAAATCGATGAAATCGGAGAGCGATCGCATCCCGATCATTATATCGCCGCAAAAAGCCCACGAGAACAGAGTTATCATCAAAAACGAGTTTTATTGGCTAAAGTGATGGAGGAGGCGGGATTTAGCCGACATAAGGGGGAATGGTGGCATTTTTCCCTAGGGGATCAGATGTGGGCCTGGTCGCTCGATCGAGCCTACGCCATCTATGGCAGAGTTGAGGATTAA
- a CDS encoding DNA gyrase/topoisomerase IV subunit A: MAKQLDFLASGQIIPTALHQEMERSYLEYAMSVIVGRALPDVRDGLKPVHRRILYAMHELGLTPDRPFRKCARVVGDVLGKYHPHGDQSVYEALVRMVQDFSSRYPLLSGHGNFGSIDNDPPAAMRYTETRLAGIGDQAVLGGISEAIVNFSSNFDNSQQEPVVLPAQLPILILNGCSGIAVGMATNIPPHNLGEVVEGLIALIDNPDLSEEKLVEIIPGPDFPTGGEILDDTGIREAYRTGRGIIPVRGVAKTETIIIEGKRRRERTAIVVTELPFQVNKAAWIEKIAELVNLGKLEGIADIRDESNREGIRVVIELKRESQPQQVLAALYQQTALQTNFGAIILALVDNQPRQLSLKEVLQEFLRFRETTLTRQYGDELQRASDRLHLVEGLLLALQNIDRVVDILKNAPDGTTAKYRFQAELGISDAQADSILAMPLRRLTGLERQKLETEATELQTKIQQLETLLHNRQEFLKSLKKELRSLKKKFADSRRTKIRTGKSGDGRQETAGKKQDSVVKKQEGGDGKQETAGKKQDSVVKKQETVPMKKFSPPQMKEVSFPTPHTPHPTPHTPHPTPHTPHPTPHTPHPTPPLKSEVKKQENKVKKKSESENAPSLSLFTPQEPPENAILLLDAEDKISWTTPEERAPDQGLIIYQQAIEKRENFLVILDNAKAYPIAIREVPPQGNQPVLIDRLLTKTAQKESEAVLNQFFLTEPQKSQELLLLSQQGRIKRLPINELEGVGSRGLSLMKLKEDDRLYGAIFTHEGLDLAIATSSGRVLRYPVREELLPMMSKSAQGLAILRLRYGEHLAGCVSLPHRENLLLISGLGYGKRLAIENLRLSQLGDLGSPALQFVNKQDSLAAMVAARAGSIVLLSTNQERKLPLEVETVMVTGKDGTGSQLVKLNPAEKIIKAQLLHRL; this comes from the coding sequence ATGGCCAAACAACTGGATTTCTTAGCTAGTGGTCAAATTATACCCACGGCCTTACACCAAGAGATGGAACGCTCCTATCTAGAATATGCCATGAGTGTGATCGTGGGGCGAGCCTTGCCGGATGTACGCGATGGCTTAAAACCAGTCCATCGTCGCATATTATACGCTATGCACGAACTGGGTTTAACTCCCGATCGCCCTTTTCGCAAATGTGCGCGGGTGGTGGGGGATGTGTTGGGTAAATATCATCCCCACGGCGATCAGTCAGTGTATGAGGCACTGGTTCGTATGGTACAGGATTTTTCCAGTCGTTACCCACTTTTATCGGGCCATGGTAACTTTGGCTCGATCGATAACGACCCCCCGGCAGCCATGCGTTATACAGAAACCCGTTTGGCAGGCATCGGTGATCAGGCGGTTTTAGGGGGAATTAGCGAAGCTATCGTTAATTTCAGCAGTAATTTCGATAATTCTCAACAGGAACCAGTTGTTTTACCCGCTCAGTTACCGATACTGATTCTTAATGGTTGTTCGGGTATTGCGGTGGGGATGGCGACTAATATCCCTCCCCATAATTTAGGGGAAGTGGTAGAAGGTTTAATCGCTTTGATTGATAATCCCGATTTAAGCGAGGAAAAGTTAGTAGAAATTATCCCCGGGCCCGATTTTCCCACGGGAGGCGAGATTTTAGATGATACCGGCATTCGCGAGGCCTATCGCACCGGTAGGGGGATTATTCCCGTGCGCGGAGTGGCGAAAACTGAAACCATTATCATTGAGGGCAAGCGCCGCAGGGAAAGGACGGCAATTGTGGTCACTGAGTTGCCTTTTCAGGTAAATAAGGCGGCATGGATCGAAAAAATCGCCGAATTAGTCAATTTAGGGAAATTGGAGGGAATTGCCGATATCCGCGATGAAAGCAATCGCGAAGGCATTCGGGTGGTGATTGAATTAAAGCGGGAAAGTCAACCGCAGCAGGTTTTGGCGGCTTTATACCAACAAACGGCGCTACAGACTAATTTCGGGGCGATTATCCTCGCTTTGGTCGATAATCAACCCCGGCAGTTATCTTTAAAAGAAGTTTTACAGGAATTCTTGCGCTTTCGAGAAACGACTCTCACTCGTCAGTATGGCGATGAGTTGCAACGGGCCAGCGATCGCTTACACTTAGTCGAGGGTTTATTATTAGCTTTGCAGAATATCGATCGAGTGGTGGATATTCTCAAAAATGCTCCCGATGGGACGACGGCTAAGTATCGTTTTCAGGCAGAATTGGGCATTAGTGACGCTCAAGCTGATTCTATCTTAGCTATGCCTCTGCGTCGTTTAACCGGTTTGGAAAGACAAAAGTTAGAGACGGAAGCGACGGAATTACAAACAAAAATTCAACAGTTGGAAACTCTCCTCCATAACCGTCAGGAGTTTCTCAAGTCTCTGAAAAAAGAATTGCGCTCTTTAAAGAAAAAATTCGCCGATAGCAGACGGACAAAAATTCGCACCGGGAAGTCGGGGGACGGTCGACAGGAGACAGCAGGGAAGAAACAGGATTCTGTGGTAAAAAAACAGGAGGGAGGAGACGGGAAGCAGGAGACAGCAGGGAAGAAACAGGATTCTGTGGTAAAAAAACAGGAGACAGTCCCGATGAAAAAATTTTCACCCCCACAGATGAAAGAGGTTTCCTTCCCTACACCCCACACCCCACACCCCACACCCCACACCCCACACCCCACACCCCACACCCCACACCCCACACCCCACACCCCACACCCTACACCCCCTTTGAAGTCAGAAGTTAAAAAACAGGAGAATAAAGTTAAGAAAAAGTCTGAGAGTGAGAATGCACCGAGTTTAAGCCTATTTACGCCCCAAGAACCCCCAGAAAATGCGATTTTATTGCTTGATGCCGAAGATAAAATTAGTTGGACGACACCAGAAGAGCGAGCGCCGGACCAGGGTTTAATTATCTATCAACAGGCGATCGAAAAACGGGAAAATTTCCTAGTTATCCTCGATAATGCCAAAGCTTACCCGATTGCTATCCGGGAAGTCCCCCCGCAAGGGAATCAACCGGTGTTAATCGACCGTCTGCTGACCAAAACCGCCCAAAAAGAGTCAGAAGCTGTGTTAAATCAATTTTTCTTGACGGAACCTCAAAAAAGTCAAGAATTGCTTTTACTGAGTCAACAGGGGCGAATAAAGCGGCTTCCCATCAATGAATTAGAGGGGGTTGGTAGTCGAGGTTTGTCCCTAATGAAATTGAAAGAAGATGATCGCCTATATGGCGCTATTTTTACTCACGAGGGCCTAGACTTAGCGATCGCCACCAGTAGTGGTCGGGTGTTGCGTTATCCCGTGCGCGAGGAATTATTGCCAATGATGAGTAAATCCGCCCAGGGTTTAGCAATTTTGCGATTGCGCTACGGGGAACATCTAGCCGGCTGTGTTTCTCTCCCTCATCGGGAAAATCTGCTGCTGATTTCGGGATTAGGTTACGGGAAAAGACTGGCGATCGAGAATTTACGTCTATCACAATTAGGCGATCTTGGTTCACCCGCTTTACAATTCGTCAACAAACAGGATAGTTTAGCGGCCATGGTAGCGGCGCGGGCGGGGAGTATAGTGTTATTAAGTACCAATCAGGAGCGAAAACTACCCTTAGAGGTAGAAACTGTGATGGTTACGGGTAAAGACGGGACAGGTTCACAATTAGTCAAACTCAACCCCGCAGAAAAAATTATCAAAGCACAATTGTTACATCGTCTCTAA
- a CDS encoding XisH family protein, which yields MPAKDRYHQTVKNALIKDGWTITNDPLHLRWGNKDMYVDLGAERLFSAEKEGQRIAVEIKTFGGISEMLALEQAIGQYFVYLAVIAETKPEYRLYLAIHSIVFFDVFEEPLGQLLLQKYQLSLIVFDPEQEVILEWIHC from the coding sequence ATGCCCGCCAAAGATCGCTATCATCAAACAGTCAAAAACGCCCTGATTAAAGATGGATGGACGATTACTAATGATCCTCTGCATTTAAGATGGGGCAACAAGGATATGTATGTTGATTTAGGGGCAGAACGCTTGTTTTCGGCAGAAAAAGAAGGTCAGCGCATCGCCGTTGAAATTAAGACCTTTGGTGGCATATCAGAAATGTTAGCTCTTGAACAAGCTATTGGGCAGTATTTTGTTTATTTGGCGGTTATTGCCGAAACTAAGCCAGAATATCGCTTGTATTTAGCGATTCATAGTATTGTGTTTTTTGATGTCTTTGAGGAACCCCTTGGTCAGCTATTATTGCAAAAATATCAACTATCTCTAATCGTTTTTGATCCCGAACAGGAGGTGATTCTGGAATGGATACACTGTTAA
- a CDS encoding XisI protein, whose protein sequence is MDTLLSDRQLIEQIFNDYTQIPYSDSDVILETVFDRQQDRYLVMILGREPVYGRPYRATRRVHGCLIHVDIIDGKFWIQRDGTEEGVASDLLKAGIPPERIVLGFLSQELRQDSQFAIT, encoded by the coding sequence ATGGATACACTGTTAAGTGATCGGCAGTTAATTGAACAAATTTTTAACGATTACACCCAGATTCCCTATTCAGATAGTGACGTGATCTTAGAAACGGTATTTGATCGGCAACAAGATCGCTATTTAGTGATGATTTTAGGTAGAGAACCAGTATATGGTCGGCCTTATCGCGCTACCCGTCGGGTTCATGGTTGTTTAATTCATGTTGACATCATTGATGGGAAATTTTGGATTCAACGAGATGGTACTGAGGAAGGAGTCGCTTCCGACCTCCTCAAAGCTGGTATCCCTCCAGAACGCATTGTTTTAGGGTTTCTTAGCCAAGAATTAAGGCAAGATTCCCAATTTGCTATTACTTAG
- a CDS encoding response regulator has product MTTVLIVEDDPINFRVFAKILTKRGGLEVKGTEDVEEVLRIARDKEADVILMDVALSHSVYEGQAVDGIKISQILKANPETADLPVILVTAHAMEGDRENFLQQSRADGYISKPVVDHQAFVNQILAIIDQKPV; this is encoded by the coding sequence ATGACGACTGTTTTGATTGTAGAAGACGACCCGATAAATTTTCGCGTTTTTGCCAAAATTTTGACCAAACGAGGTGGTCTAGAGGTTAAAGGGACCGAAGACGTGGAAGAAGTGCTTCGTATTGCTCGGGACAAGGAAGCGGACGTGATCTTAATGGATGTCGCCCTCTCCCATAGTGTCTATGAAGGGCAAGCAGTAGATGGTATTAAAATCAGCCAAATTCTCAAAGCTAACCCCGAAACCGCCGATTTACCTGTTATTCTCGTCACCGCTCACGCTATGGAGGGCGATCGAGAGAATTTTCTCCAGCAGAGTCGGGCCGATGGTTATATTTCTAAACCCGTGGTTGATCACCAAGCTTTTGTTAATCAAATTTTGGCGATCATCGATCAGAAGCCAGTCTAA
- a CDS encoding sodium:solute symporter family protein, which translates to MQLIDYVIVLLYLAGTLIIGIIAEKKASQGLESYFLGNRNLPWWMLGVSGMAANTDLAGTMVISALIYAVGPKGLFIEIRGGVVLIMAFLMAFMGKWNRRAQVMTMAEWMQFRFGPGKQGNFARIISAVATLLFSIGAMSYFSVAGGKFLGQFLGMDDRLASVILILLTLIYTVASGFYGGVITDLFQGFLIFVAVIYVSTVAFFTVNLPDTFTVAIPGAAEPKTWNLSDWSSIFPSLTLDLPGDYAIFNLFGGVIFFYLVKTIIEGCSGSGGYMLQRYLAAKSDRDAGLLSLFWIILLSFRWPLVTAFAVLGIHYGLTEGTITDPERILATVITQYIPVGMKGLLIASFLAAAMSTFNAVINASAAYWVKDIYQAFLKPNAGEQELVFQGRLASVFVVVIGLVLSFNIQNVNDIWGWLTTGLGVGLAVPLLLRWYWWRFNGYGFAVGTLAGMIAAIASQAIILPFFRHSQYQELILFLVPSLFALAGCIIATLLTPPTDSLVMENFYNVTRPFGFWGEVRHSVKPNLQAKIKAENQRDILAAFLTVPWQLVLFMMGIVLIIKQWQSLKILALVFLLLSIGLYFTWYRHLSKEITVTKDRDLG; encoded by the coding sequence ATGCAGTTAATTGATTATGTAATTGTGCTGCTTTATCTGGCAGGAACCCTAATAATCGGGATTATAGCCGAGAAAAAAGCTTCTCAAGGTCTAGAATCCTACTTTTTAGGTAATCGCAATTTGCCCTGGTGGATGTTAGGGGTGTCGGGAATGGCAGCTAACACCGATTTAGCGGGAACTATGGTCATTTCTGCCCTAATTTACGCCGTCGGCCCCAAAGGACTATTTATCGAAATCCGCGGCGGTGTTGTCCTAATTATGGCCTTTCTCATGGCTTTTATGGGCAAATGGAATCGCCGGGCCCAAGTTATGACCATGGCGGAATGGATGCAATTTCGCTTTGGACCTGGAAAACAGGGAAATTTTGCCCGAATTATTAGCGCCGTCGCCACTCTCTTATTCTCTATCGGTGCGATGAGTTATTTCTCCGTTGCGGGGGGGAAATTTTTAGGGCAGTTTTTGGGTATGGATGATCGTCTTGCTTCGGTGATATTAATTCTTTTAACGTTAATTTATACGGTGGCCAGTGGTTTTTATGGTGGGGTAATTACCGATTTATTTCAAGGGTTTCTGATTTTTGTGGCGGTAATTTATGTATCGACAGTGGCTTTTTTTACTGTTAATCTTCCTGATACTTTTACCGTAGCAATTCCGGGGGCAGCGGAGCCAAAAACTTGGAATTTAAGCGACTGGTCTAGTATTTTTCCCTCCCTGACTTTGGATTTACCCGGAGATTATGCCATCTTTAATTTGTTTGGTGGGGTGATTTTCTTTTATTTAGTTAAAACCATCATCGAAGGTTGCAGCGGCAGCGGTGGTTATATGTTACAACGATACCTAGCCGCCAAAAGCGATCGAGATGCCGGTTTATTATCTTTATTCTGGATTATTCTGCTTTCTTTCCGTTGGCCCCTAGTCACAGCTTTTGCGGTTTTAGGTATTCACTACGGTTTAACCGAAGGCACGATTACAGATCCAGAAAGAATTCTGGCCACGGTGATTACTCAATATATTCCTGTGGGGATGAAAGGGTTATTAATTGCTTCTTTTTTGGCAGCAGCTATGTCCACTTTTAACGCAGTTATTAACGCTAGTGCTGCCTATTGGGTAAAAGATATCTATCAAGCTTTTTTGAAACCAAATGCGGGAGAACAGGAGTTAGTTTTTCAAGGTCGTTTAGCCTCGGTTTTTGTGGTCGTAATTGGCTTAGTTTTGAGTTTTAATATCCAAAATGTCAATGATATTTGGGGTTGGTTAACCACGGGATTAGGGGTGGGATTAGCAGTTCCTCTCCTATTACGTTGGTATTGGTGGCGCTTTAATGGTTATGGTTTTGCCGTGGGAACTTTAGCGGGAATGATTGCGGCTATTGCCTCACAAGCGATAATTTTACCTTTCTTTCGCCACAGTCAATATCAGGAACTTATTCTCTTTCTTGTGCCGAGTTTGTTCGCTTTAGCTGGCTGTATTATCGCTACTTTGTTGACTCCTCCTACCGATAGTTTAGTCATGGAAAATTTCTATAATGTTACCCGACCTTTTGGCTTTTGGGGAGAAGTCCGTCACAGTGTTAAACCTAACCTACAGGCAAAAATTAAAGCGGAAAATCAACGGGATATTCTCGCCGCTTTTCTCACCGTTCCTTGGCAATTAGTCCTCTTTATGATGGGGATTGTTTTAATTATCAAGCAGTGGCAAAGTTTGAAGATTTTGGCTTTGGTTTTTCTTTTGCTTTCCATCGGTCTCTATTTTACTTGGTATCGACATTTATCTAAGGAAATTACCGTCACTAAAGACCGAGATTTAGGTTAA